Below is a genomic region from Taeniopygia guttata chromosome 7, bTaeGut7.mat, whole genome shotgun sequence.
AGCCCCCGCAAAGCCCACCCCAGCCGGGGATGCAGGCGGCACAACGCCGCCCGAGCCAGCTCCGGCCGGCGGGCACACCGCTGCTGCCCAGCGGGCTGGGGGTGACAGTCAAAGTGAGCCTCCTGAAAGTGTCCCCACCAGGCAGAAGCCCTCCATTGAACTCAGCCCGCTTGTTCCCTCAGGTGGGGATGGAAAGCTCGGCTGTAGCTCTGATCggagggctgctgctggtgagagaaaggaaaacGTCCCCGGGGCGAGGGCTATAGCTGGTGGCAGAGCCCGTGACAGGGCGGTCGGGAGGTGCTGCAGGGGGAGGGACCGCGGCCGCGGGcagcgggaggcggcggcgcccCGCCCGCGGGTGACGCGGCGGTGACTCGGCGGTGACGCGCGGCACCGGGCGATGACGCGGACGGGCGATGGGGCAGACGCTGTGCGTCTGCTCCCGCGGCACCGTCAGCCTGGGGGGAGCGCGGTACCTCCTGCTCCACCGCCTGGCAGAGGGGTGCGCGGCGGGCTGCGGCGCGGGGGGCTCGGCCGGGGGGTCCCCCTGCTCCGGCGGGGATGCTCGGGCAAGGGGGCGTCCtcgggccggggccgtgctcGGGCGTGGGGAGGATGCTTGGGTGTGCTTGTGTATGGGGGATGCTCGGGCATGGAGGTGCGCGGGCCTGGGGGTGCTTGTACGGGAGCTCGGGCACGGGGATGCTTGTGCACGGGAGATGATTTGGCATTGGGGTGGTGCTCAGGCATGGGGAGATGCTTAGGCATGGGGGATGGTTGTGCATGAGGATATGCTTGGGCACGGGATGCTCGGGCAGGGTGGGGAGATGCTTGAGCTCAGATCAGCTTGGGGAAGTACTTGGGCTTGGTGAGGGATGATGCTTCAGCGTCAGGGGTGCTTGTGCATGACAGATGATTCTCCTGCTGAATGACCAGGAGGGGTTGGTCATTCTCAGAAGCGGGTGCTTGGAGCCATGGGAATGGGGACGACTGACCAGTAGGGTTTTTCATACAGAGAAGGGATGCTTTGGGTTCCTCACAGGTGCTTGCAGGATGGGGAGATACACATACCTGGGGAATTCCTGTTGTCCTCTGTCCCCCTCCCCTGGATGCCCGTAGATGAGACTGGGCACAGGGCCCCAGCAGGGATgtcacagcccccagcccatgCTATTCTTGACTCTTTGCAGGGGCTTCAGCTATGTGGACCTGGTGGAGGGGCTGCGGGATGGACGCTTCTATGCCCTGAAGCGCATCCTGTGCCACGACAAGGAAGACTGCCAGGCTGCCCTGCACGAGGTGGAGATGCACGGCCTCTTCGACCACCCCAACATCCTGCGCCTTGTGGCCCACTGCATGGTGGAGAAGGGCACCAAGCACGAAGCCTGGCTTCTCCTGCCCTATGTGCAGGTGAGGGGGGCTTTCCTGGCTGCCCTGccaccccaggagcagcagtggtgaCGAGCTGCTTGTATTTGCCAGGGGGGAACCCTGTGGAGAGAGGTGGAAGCACTGCGAGAGAAAGGCACCTTCATGCCAGAGCAGCggatcctcctcatcctccatGGGATCTGTCGTGGGCTGCAAGCCATCCACAGCAAGGGCTATGCACACAGGTGAGGGGTGGCAGCACTGGCTGGGGGAATTGGCAGGGGCCCCAGTGGGCATTCAGTGATGTCCATTCCCACAGGGACCTCAAGCCCACCAATGTGCTGCTGGATGAGGATGACCAGCCTGTGCTGATGGACCTGGGCTCCATGAACAAAGCTCGCATCCAA
It encodes:
- the LOC100222650 gene encoding serine/threonine-protein kinase 16 isoform X4, producing the protein MGQTLCVCSRGTVSLGGARYLLLHRLAEGGFSYVDLVEGLRDGRFYALKRILCHDKEDCQAALHEVEMHGLFDHPNILRLVAHCMVEKGTKHEAWLLLPYVQGGTLWREVEALREKGTFMPEQRILLILHGICRGLQAIHSKGYAHRDLKPTNVLLDEDDQPVLMDLGSMNKARIQVNSSREAMAVQDWAAQRCTISYRAPELFTVPSQCVIDERTDIWSLGCVLYCMMFGEGPYDAVFQKGDSVALAVQNPLTLPSTTRYSPALQRLLFSMMTVNPQERPSINEILHQLEGLQPAPEGQDTTQI